In one window of Petrotoga sp. 9PWA.NaAc.5.4 DNA:
- a CDS encoding beta-galactosidase, producing the protein MQNNIEIKGKQMVIEKKTLKNYGGSVHYWRSRPENWEKILEEVKKLGINLITTYIPWEIHEVKENVFDFGGSKNVDAFLSLCSKKGFNIMVRPGPQINSEMTWFGFPERILENPDLQAKNPFGGKVILTQVPKPIPALSYASPEFFKEVETWYDAICPILKNHLFPRGNIIGVQVDNELGYFFNVNPYTCDYSTASIELYRRFIYEKYGTLENLNKIYKCNYNNFHEIVPPVRFEGTSKNDLPYYLDWIEYREYYLIHSLEILSNLLKDRGIDVPIYHNYPHPLGPGGATGAPSTPFNIPKLEEKIDFVGFDIYSRKELYDHVKTISSYVSGCSRYPFIPEFITGVWPWYINPGDVEDEIFDTKAVLMHGIKGFNRYMIVDRNKWLGSPINREGIKNKKSYELHNKVQDLLNKLPIENMEKKCDIMLLTNRDYDRLEAATALIPVYGDFLDPILGFSEYPNTSYISNNSFDFKEPIQINKTHWFEEYYNYLSSEGYTFEIGDSELTVSKMKEYKIVIISTFEYLSEELTRKLIEYVKDGGNLIIGPNVPSFNELMTPSNDFKNFIELIKKIDICSENGMEIVGTKYFDNRSNGSIILVPDLKTIQKNLSNIFKELDVYKINKKPKQVDAILYESVNGENILFLCNPSSETVDTEVILSEKSISCYEIWDNIEYKLYKGVLRLNLEPYTIKIFDIKVN; encoded by the coding sequence ATGCAAAATAATATTGAGATAAAAGGTAAACAAATGGTTATTGAAAAAAAAACATTGAAAAATTATGGAGGATCTGTACATTACTGGAGAAGTAGGCCAGAAAACTGGGAAAAAATTTTGGAAGAAGTAAAAAAACTTGGAATTAATCTGATTACTACCTACATACCCTGGGAAATTCACGAAGTCAAAGAAAACGTATTTGACTTCGGGGGATCAAAAAATGTAGACGCATTTTTGTCTTTATGTTCAAAAAAAGGTTTTAACATTATGGTACGTCCAGGGCCTCAAATCAATTCTGAGATGACTTGGTTTGGGTTTCCAGAGAGAATATTAGAAAATCCTGATTTACAAGCTAAAAATCCTTTTGGAGGAAAAGTAATTCTCACTCAAGTTCCAAAACCCATACCTGCTCTAAGCTATGCTTCACCAGAATTTTTTAAAGAAGTCGAAACATGGTATGACGCAATTTGTCCAATTTTAAAGAATCATTTATTTCCAAGAGGAAATATTATTGGAGTACAAGTTGATAATGAACTAGGATATTTTTTTAATGTCAATCCATATACTTGCGATTATAGTACCGCATCAATAGAATTGTATAGAAGATTTATATATGAAAAATATGGAACTCTCGAAAATTTAAACAAAATTTATAAATGTAATTATAATAATTTTCACGAAATTGTTCCTCCGGTTAGATTTGAAGGTACTTCTAAGAATGACTTACCTTATTATCTTGATTGGATTGAATATAGAGAATATTATTTAATACACTCTCTTGAAATACTGAGTAACTTGCTAAAGGATAGAGGTATAGATGTACCGATTTATCATAATTATCCACATCCATTAGGTCCCGGTGGGGCAACAGGAGCTCCTTCAACGCCTTTTAATATACCTAAATTAGAGGAAAAAATTGATTTTGTGGGTTTTGATATTTATTCTAGGAAAGAACTCTATGATCACGTAAAAACTATATCTTCTTATGTTTCTGGATGTAGTCGTTATCCTTTCATTCCTGAATTTATAACAGGGGTCTGGCCTTGGTATATTAATCCAGGAGATGTTGAAGATGAAATTTTTGATACAAAAGCTGTATTAATGCATGGTATTAAAGGTTTTAACAGGTATATGATTGTAGATAGAAATAAATGGTTAGGTTCACCCATTAATCGTGAAGGAATAAAAAATAAAAAATCTTATGAATTGCATAATAAAGTTCAAGATCTTTTGAATAAGCTACCCATAGAAAATATGGAAAAAAAGTGCGACATCATGTTATTAACAAATAGAGATTACGATAGATTGGAAGCTGCTACCGCCCTCATACCTGTATATGGAGATTTTTTGGATCCAATATTAGGATTTTCTGAATATCCAAATACTTCTTATATTTCAAATAATTCATTTGATTTTAAAGAACCCATTCAGATAAATAAAACACATTGGTTTGAAGAGTATTATAATTATTTATCAAGTGAAGGGTATACTTTTGAAATCGGTGATAGTGAACTAACCGTTTCAAAAATGAAGGAATACAAGATAGTTATAATATCAACTTTTGAATATCTATCTGAAGAACTAACGAGAAAGTTAATTGAGTATGTTAAGGATGGTGGAAATTTAATAATTGGACCTAATGTTCCATCTTTCAATGAATTAATGACTCCTTCTAATGATTTCAAAAATTTTATTGAATTAATAAAAAAAATTGACATATGCTCAGAAAATGGTATGGAAATTGTTGGAACAAAATATTTTGATAATAGATCAAATGGCTCAATAATTTTGGTTCCTGATTTAAAAACAATACAAAAAAATCTTTCAAACATATTTAAAGAGCTCGATGTTTATAAGATAAACAAGAAACCTAAACAAGTGGACGCGATTTTATATGAATCAGTTAATGGGGAAAATATTTTATTTTTATGTAATCCAAGTTCAGAAACTGTTGACACAGAGGTTATACTTTCTGAAAAATCAATATCATGCTATGAAATTTGGGATAATATCGAATATAAGTTATACAAAGGAGTATTAAGATTGAACTTGGAACCTTACACAATCAAGATTTTTGATATAAAAGTTAATTGA
- a CDS encoding substrate-binding domain-containing protein → MKQLLKGIILCVICFLSIFVYGVITINPDIPDLPVMSSGPRGEKATSAKELILTDSEIEKLKEGNFTAAISFHYSGDDWSAAQLKALRDTFEKMGIKILAVTDAQFKPEKQISDIETIIAMKPDVLVSIPVDPISSAPAFRKAADAGIKIVFMDNVPYNLVPGKDYVAVVSADNYGNGVVSAEIMAEELNGKGTIGMIYHDADYFVTNQRAEAFEKTIRENYPNIEIVSKGGFVEPYEAERVASAMFTRYPKIDGVWVNWDVPAEGVLAAARYSNIKNLVITTIDLGLNVALNIAQGGMIKGLGAQLPYDQGVAEAILAGYALLGKEVSSSYYALPAVKVTRSNLLESWKLVYHEEAPSILKQYYK, encoded by the coding sequence ATGAAACAGCTTTTAAAAGGGATTATTCTCTGTGTAATTTGTTTTTTAAGCATTTTTGTATATGGTGTTATAACTATCAATCCAGATATTCCAGATTTACCAGTTATGAGTAGTGGACCTAGAGGGGAAAAGGCTACATCTGCGAAGGAACTTATACTTACCGATTCAGAAATCGAAAAGTTAAAAGAAGGTAATTTTACAGCGGCAATCTCTTTTCACTATTCTGGTGATGATTGGTCAGCAGCTCAATTGAAAGCTTTAAGAGACACCTTTGAAAAAATGGGGATCAAGATCTTAGCAGTAACCGATGCTCAGTTTAAGCCCGAAAAGCAGATTTCTGATATTGAAACTATTATAGCCATGAAACCCGACGTATTAGTGAGTATACCAGTTGATCCAATTTCTTCAGCTCCAGCATTTAGAAAAGCTGCAGATGCAGGCATAAAAATAGTTTTTATGGATAATGTTCCTTATAATTTAGTACCAGGAAAAGATTATGTTGCAGTCGTTTCAGCAGATAACTATGGAAATGGTGTAGTATCTGCTGAAATTATGGCTGAAGAGTTAAATGGTAAAGGTACTATAGGAATGATCTATCATGATGCAGATTATTTTGTTACAAATCAAAGGGCTGAAGCTTTCGAAAAAACAATAAGGGAAAATTATCCTAATATAGAAATAGTGTCGAAAGGAGGCTTTGTTGAACCTTATGAAGCTGAAAGAGTAGCTTCGGCTATGTTTACAAGGTATCCAAAGATAGATGGTGTATGGGTAAATTGGGATGTTCCTGCAGAAGGTGTTTTAGCTGCAGCTAGATATAGTAATATAAAAAATTTAGTAATAACTACTATTGATTTAGGATTGAATGTTGCCCTTAATATAGCTCAAGGAGGCATGATAAAAGGTTTAGGAGCACAATTACCCTATGATCAAGGTGTAGCTGAAGCTATTTTAGCAGGGTATGCATTGCTTGGTAAGGAAGTTTCCTCTAGTTATTATGCTTTACCTGCTGTAAAAGTTACAAGAAGTAATTTATTAGAAAGTTGGAAATTAGTATATCATGAAGAAGCTCCATCTATATTGAAACAATATTATAAATAA